A stretch of the Corynebacterium maris DSM 45190 genome encodes the following:
- a CDS encoding DUF418 domain-containing protein, translated as MIAREPVTNSGSPAVGGSRALSAPRKEREVAVHPRPRRIQGLDAARGFALIGMIIVHSMPSRNPDTGGVSLLHQIFSGHAAPLFALLAGVSLALLTGGATAHDGRRLRCDRVMIMTRALVLLVFGMALNFMPLPVFSILPFYGIYFLMGILFVGARSYTLWLWAGSFALFGPFLAHAVGQSEAFESISAPTLVTAVSEPLDVIVSLVAVGYYPALTWMAYILLGMALGRMDLSRRRVHYLMMFGGALVAGVTVVISSLLVRWFDIPGRLLEQSWLTDAEITEILEFGGPLPIDSWWWMAVNGPHTNTPLSLLSTAAIAVSVLGVFLFLGTFAERALAFLAAPGSMTFTMYSAHLVLMAFAPVYSYPVFWTLLQITAAIIVGLAWSILFRQGPLERVISKTSKWAGHAAVPETPRRGDSKDRRKNSAVSKAPPGRGNRG; from the coding sequence ATGATCGCCCGTGAACCAGTGACGAACTCCGGATCCCCTGCAGTTGGAGGGAGTAGGGCCTTATCTGCTCCGAGGAAAGAAAGGGAAGTTGCCGTTCACCCGCGGCCACGCCGAATTCAGGGCCTGGATGCGGCACGCGGATTCGCCCTCATCGGCATGATCATCGTTCACAGCATGCCCAGCCGTAACCCGGACACTGGCGGGGTGTCCCTCCTCCACCAGATTTTTTCCGGGCATGCTGCCCCGCTTTTTGCTCTATTGGCGGGCGTGTCCCTCGCGTTACTCACAGGTGGCGCCACTGCGCATGACGGGCGTCGCCTGCGTTGTGACCGCGTGATGATCATGACCCGGGCATTAGTGCTGTTGGTATTCGGTATGGCCTTAAACTTCATGCCGTTGCCGGTTTTCAGCATTCTCCCCTTTTATGGGATCTACTTTTTGATGGGAATTTTGTTCGTGGGAGCCAGGTCTTACACGTTATGGCTCTGGGCGGGGTCTTTTGCCTTATTCGGACCTTTCTTGGCGCATGCAGTCGGCCAGTCTGAGGCGTTTGAGTCAATTTCTGCGCCCACTCTGGTGACAGCAGTGAGTGAGCCCCTAGATGTGATCGTTTCCCTCGTCGCCGTCGGTTACTACCCGGCGCTTACGTGGATGGCCTACATTCTCCTAGGCATGGCGCTGGGAAGAATGGATCTGAGCCGTCGACGGGTCCACTACCTCATGATGTTCGGGGGTGCCCTAGTCGCAGGCGTGACGGTGGTCATTTCATCGCTATTGGTGCGCTGGTTCGACATTCCTGGACGGTTGCTTGAGCAGTCGTGGCTCACCGACGCTGAGATCACGGAAATCCTGGAGTTCGGTGGGCCCCTCCCGATCGATTCCTGGTGGTGGATGGCCGTCAATGGGCCGCACACGAATACTCCCCTGTCGCTGCTGTCGACGGCGGCGATCGCAGTGTCGGTCTTGGGGGTGTTCTTGTTCCTCGGAACTTTTGCAGAGCGCGCGTTGGCGTTTCTGGCGGCGCCGGGTTCCATGACTTTCACGATGTACAGCGCACACCTGGTGTTGATGGCCTTCGCCCCCGTCTACAGCTACCCCGTGTTCTGGACGCTGCTGCAGATCACCGCGGCCATCATTGTTGGGCTCGCCTGGAGTATCCTGTTCAGGCAAGGCCCGTTGGAGCGGGTTATTTCGAAGACTTCCAAGTGGGCCGGGCACGCTGCGGTACCTGAAACACCCAGGCGGGGTGACAGTAAAGACCGGCGGAAAAACTCTGCTGTCTCGAAAGCCCCGCCGGGACGGGGAAACAGGGGATGA
- a CDS encoding type III PLP-dependent enzyme domain-containing protein, whose protein sequence is MDRSELFTDLKPPTTPAWVVDEPLLGRFLGNFQRALEKHWPNSILGYSFKTNSLPWLISFMRDRGAWAEVVSDTEYELALRLGYAPDRIVYNGPIKGRERLRRALQEGSIINLDSKREVAWTAELARQWPEEEFAVGLRVNWDLASRVPGESVVGDKDDGRFGFDYQNDEFDDAIAELRAAGVRVSGLHMHRNSFHQSLEVFQASATVAAELITSRELELDWVDVGGGFFGSVEGSPTFDDYVSVIRKVLEPVVDVDKTRLIVEPGGSLVAVPMEFHASVLDVKEINGKTYLVTDASRTDIDPLFRRRRPFAVDLETNSTHTLPTQIVGGFTCMDDDRLTTLEDAPALQIGDRIVFSKVGGYTMCYQSMFIEYLPAVYVRSSDALTLVRRPWGVSDFLQGNAWVDDGRLVDSNTSPAVDDEPEVGLADVQMPYSSVNTI, encoded by the coding sequence GTGGACCGTTCCGAACTTTTCACCGACTTGAAACCCCCGACCACACCTGCCTGGGTGGTGGATGAGCCGCTGCTGGGCCGATTCCTCGGCAACTTCCAGCGGGCCTTGGAGAAGCACTGGCCGAATTCGATTCTGGGGTATTCGTTCAAGACCAACTCGCTGCCGTGGCTGATTTCGTTCATGCGCGACCGTGGGGCGTGGGCGGAAGTCGTGTCGGACACCGAGTACGAATTGGCTCTTCGGCTCGGGTATGCTCCCGACCGCATTGTCTATAACGGGCCCATCAAGGGGCGCGAGCGACTGCGTCGCGCCCTGCAGGAAGGCTCGATCATCAACCTCGATTCCAAGCGCGAGGTGGCTTGGACCGCCGAACTCGCCCGTCAGTGGCCGGAGGAGGAGTTTGCGGTCGGGCTGCGCGTCAACTGGGACCTGGCGTCCCGTGTTCCCGGAGAAAGCGTCGTGGGGGACAAGGACGACGGCCGGTTCGGCTTCGACTACCAAAATGACGAGTTCGATGACGCGATTGCCGAGTTGCGGGCGGCAGGCGTGAGGGTCTCCGGGCTGCACATGCACCGCAATTCCTTCCACCAGAGCCTGGAGGTCTTCCAGGCGTCGGCCACGGTGGCCGCGGAGCTGATCACTTCCCGCGAGCTAGAGCTGGATTGGGTCGACGTCGGCGGCGGCTTCTTCGGCAGTGTGGAAGGCAGCCCCACTTTCGACGACTACGTCTCAGTGATCCGGAAAGTATTGGAGCCGGTGGTCGACGTGGACAAGACCCGCCTTATCGTCGAACCGGGTGGCTCCCTAGTCGCGGTCCCGATGGAATTCCACGCCAGCGTCCTTGACGTCAAAGAGATCAACGGGAAAACCTATCTGGTCACCGACGCCAGCCGAACCGACATCGACCCGTTGTTCCGGCGTCGCCGCCCCTTCGCGGTGGACCTCGAGACTAATTCGACGCACACTCTCCCAACGCAGATTGTCGGTGGGTTCACCTGCATGGACGATGATCGTCTGACCACGCTGGAGGATGCCCCTGCTCTGCAGATCGGGGACCGCATCGTTTTTTCCAAGGTCGGCGGATACACCATGTGCTACCAGTCGATGTTCATCGAGTACCTGCCGGCGGTCTACGTGCGAAGCAGCGACGCCCTGACCCTGGTACGACGTCCATGGGGGGTCTCTGACTTCCTGCAAGGCAACGCGTGGGTCGACGACGGGCGGCTCGTTGACTCGAATACGTCGCCCGCAGTCGATGATGAGCCCGAGGTGGGACTGGCTGACGTGCAGATGCCGTACAGTTCGGTGAACACCATTTAG
- a CDS encoding sugar transferase, with amino-acid sequence MKITRSTLKRALDVAVAVPALIVASPVMAATAVAVRLSLGGPVLFRQERPGLGGTPFTMLKFRSMLPEDPALADSDDETYRLTRVGKFIRATSIDELPTLWNVLRGDMSLVGPRPLLMQYLDRYTPQQARRHDARPGLTGLSQVSGRNALSWEERIDLDVEYVDNQSLALDLRILLRTVGVVLKREGVAEEGLGTMSEFWGTLAEQGTQAERAVTVEGVARG; translated from the coding sequence ATGAAAATTACCCGTTCCACTCTCAAGCGAGCGCTGGACGTCGCGGTGGCTGTCCCCGCCCTGATCGTTGCGTCGCCGGTAATGGCGGCCACGGCCGTCGCCGTCCGTCTCTCCCTGGGCGGGCCGGTGTTGTTCCGCCAGGAGCGGCCCGGCCTGGGCGGCACCCCTTTCACGATGTTGAAATTTCGTTCCATGCTGCCCGAGGATCCGGCCCTCGCTGACTCGGACGATGAAACCTACCGGTTGACCAGGGTGGGCAAGTTTATTCGCGCCACCAGCATTGACGAGCTTCCCACCCTGTGGAACGTGCTGCGTGGCGACATGAGCCTGGTCGGCCCCCGTCCGTTGTTGATGCAGTACCTGGACCGATATACGCCGCAACAAGCTCGTCGGCACGACGCGCGCCCGGGACTGACGGGCCTGTCGCAGGTGTCGGGCCGGAACGCCCTGAGCTGGGAGGAGCGCATCGACCTGGATGTGGAATACGTGGACAATCAGTCGCTGGCACTGGATTTGCGTATTCTGCTGCGCACCGTCGGTGTCGTGCTGAAGCGCGAGGGGGTCGCGGAGGAGGGGCTCGGCACGATGTCGGAGTTCTGGGGGACGTTGGCGGAACAGGGCACGCAGGCTGAAAGGGCCGTTACGGTTGAGGGCGTCGCTCGCGGATAG
- a CDS encoding ATP-grasp domain-containing protein, with the protein MGSATPMKIVIASAGRRAHYLEWFRDALNAQGIDGEVIAMEYRDTSPGFGLADQAVRMPAYNSAEYPEAIRSWFAEERPDLFFCMNDYEIQALSGSLADELRELGCLVTVLTPERQALVLDKYRMTMEFKKRGIPTPATWLGSDVDEVVETAPRGSRFVVKHRIGSGSSGLEFPELDGLREAVARSARSALGEDGRSAENNPAAVLVQEFLPGNEHGVDGVFSLDGSSELLGVLARRVDKMRDGDPDVATTASPEPFREVIAQVGEVLRPSGSINIDVREDVHGVARVIDVNPRLGGGYPYCHRAGADMPAALIRSARGLPHDPELLEYEPGVTTVRREEFTVISRGGVFVR; encoded by the coding sequence GTGGGAAGCGCCACCCCCATGAAGATCGTCATCGCCTCTGCTGGACGGCGCGCTCATTACCTGGAATGGTTCCGGGATGCGCTAAACGCCCAAGGCATCGACGGTGAGGTCATCGCCATGGAGTATCGAGACACTAGCCCGGGTTTCGGCCTCGCAGATCAGGCTGTCCGGATGCCGGCCTACAACAGTGCGGAATACCCGGAGGCGATCCGGAGTTGGTTCGCCGAGGAGCGCCCAGACCTGTTTTTCTGCATGAACGACTATGAGATCCAGGCGTTGTCCGGCAGCCTCGCCGACGAGTTGCGCGAGTTGGGGTGCCTGGTCACTGTGCTTACCCCGGAAAGGCAGGCCCTCGTCCTCGACAAGTACCGGATGACGATGGAATTTAAGAAACGCGGAATCCCCACCCCGGCCACCTGGCTGGGGTCCGACGTCGACGAGGTCGTGGAGACGGCCCCGCGAGGTTCCCGGTTCGTGGTCAAGCATCGCATCGGCAGCGGCTCGTCCGGCCTGGAGTTTCCGGAGCTCGACGGTCTGCGTGAGGCGGTCGCTCGGTCTGCCCGGTCTGCGCTGGGGGAGGACGGCCGGTCCGCCGAAAACAACCCTGCGGCCGTCCTTGTACAGGAGTTTCTTCCCGGTAACGAACACGGCGTCGACGGGGTGTTTTCCCTCGACGGCAGCTCCGAACTGCTCGGTGTGTTGGCGCGGCGGGTAGATAAGATGCGGGACGGGGATCCGGATGTGGCGACGACTGCGTCGCCGGAGCCGTTCCGAGAAGTGATCGCCCAGGTCGGGGAGGTCTTACGGCCCAGCGGATCCATCAACATCGACGTGCGTGAGGATGTCCATGGGGTGGCTCGTGTCATTGACGTCAACCCCAGGTTGGGCGGCGGGTACCCCTACTGCCACCGCGCGGGCGCGGACATGCCGGCGGCGCTGATTCGTAGCGCACGCGGCCTCCCCCATGACCCGGAGCTGCTGGAGTACGAACCAGGCGTGACCACCGTCCGCCGAGAAGAGTTCACGGTCATCTCCCGGGGCGGCGTGTTCGTCCGGTAG